The following coding sequences lie in one Crassostrea angulata isolate pt1a10 chromosome 10, ASM2561291v2, whole genome shotgun sequence genomic window:
- the LOC128167146 gene encoding uncharacterized protein LOC128167146, producing the protein MADDKTGLLKGKPNDVEGIYYEQSPASKCLQVCFVALVVIMVAISIILSVVRGIELGAYGGGHLMLGISLIGFVVVEICMIVFIRKGDLPKEKTWFLYFVGGCVIMEAIFTDILLFQ; encoded by the exons ATGGCAGACGACAAAACAGGATTATTAAAAGGGAAACCAAATGATGTTGAGGGAATATATTATGAACAGTCGCCCGCCTCG AAATGCCTGCAGGTCTGTTTTGTGGCTTTGGTTGTTATAATGGTCGCA ATAAGCATTATTCTCAGCGTCGTCCGAGGAATTGAGCTAGGAGCTTATGGCGGGGGGCATCTAATGCTGGGCATAAGTCTTATTGGCTTTGTTGTGGTAGAAATATGCATG ATTGTTTTCATTCGAAAAGGTGATTTACCCAAGGAGAAGACCTGGTTTCTTTACTTTGTCGGTGGATGCGTAATAATGGAAGCTATTTTTACAGATATTTTGCTTTTCCAGTaa